In Camelina sativa cultivar DH55 chromosome 16, Cs, whole genome shotgun sequence, a single window of DNA contains:
- the LOC104753267 gene encoding zinc finger MYM-type protein 1-like, translated as MVSHKIQTDLVHCFAEEVIESIIQEVNHDVFCLLVDESADVSTNEQVAVVFRFVDKDGIVKERFIGLIHVQDTSSGTLKCAVDSLFAKRGLSMKKLRGQGYDGASNMKGEFNGLRSLILRENSTAYYVHCFAHQLQLVVVAVAKKHFEVGDFFDMISVLLNVVGASCKRKDMVREDQRRIIEEGISQGEIKTGKGLNQELSFQSPGNTRWGSHYNTLVRLVDLFPSIVKVLEYVQSEGSDGVKRRQANGLIKYLHTFDFVFYLQLMLLLLGITNTLSVALQRKDQDILNAMSLVKSTKQQLYNLRDNGWDSLVEKVNSFCESHNTELIIMEEEFVDPKKPRRRTNMTNLHHYQVECLYTVLDMQIQEFNDRFDEVNTELLSCTASLSPFGSFHEFDQSKLVRLSEFYPEDF; from the coding sequence ATGGTGTCTCACAAAATTCAGACTGATCTAGTGCATTGCTTTGCAGAGGAAGTTATTGAATCTATTATTCAAGAAGTTAATCACGATGTATTTTGCTTGTTGGTGGATGAGTCTGCAGATGTTTCTACTAATGAGCAAGTGGCAGTGGTTTTTCGCTTCGTTGATAAAGATGGGATAGTAAAAGAAAGATTTATTGGTCTTATTCATGTTCAAGATACATCTTCTGGAACTCTGAAATGTGCTGTTGATTCATTGTTTGCAAAGCGGGGGTTGAGTATGAAAAAATTAAGGGGACAAGGTTATGATGGAGCAAGTAACATGAAAGGTGAGTTTAATGGGTTGAGATCTTTGATTTTAAGAGAAAATAGTACTGCATATTATGTACACTGTTTTGCTCACCAGCTTCAATTGGTCGTCGTGGCAGTTgctaaaaaacattttgaagttggtgatttttttgatatgatttcggTTTTGCTAAATGTGGTTGGAGCATCTTGTAAGAGGAAAGATATGGTTCGAGAAGACCAACGAAGGATCATCGAAGAAGGAATTAGTCAAGGTGAAATTAAGACAGGAAAGGGACTGAATCAGGAGCTTTCATTTCAAAGCCCTGGTAATACTCGATGGGGTTCTCACTACAATACCTTAGTACGATTAGTTGATTTATTCCCTTCTATTGTGAAAGTATTGGAGTATGTCCAGAGCGAAGGGAGTGATGGTGTCAAAAGAAGGCAAGCTAATGGTCTCATCAAATATTTGCACacctttgattttgtgttttactTACAGTTGATGTTACTTCTTCTCGGGATCACAAATACTCTATCGGTGGCTCTGCAAAGGAAAGATCAAGACATTTTGAATGCTATGTCTCTGGTGAAATCTACCAAGCAACAATTGTACAATCTCAGGGATAATGGATGGGATTCTTTGGTTGAAAAAGTTAATTCTTTTTGTGAGAGTCATAACACTGAGTTGATCATCATGGAAGAAGAATTTGTTGATCCAAAGAAGCCAAGACGGAGAACCAACATGACAAACTTGCATCATTATCAGGTGGAATGTCTTTACACTGTATTGGATATGCAAATTCAAGAGTTTAATGATCGTTTTGACGAGGTAAACACTGAATTGCTTAGTTGCACTGCGTCTTTGAGCCCTTTTGGTTCCTTCCACGAGTTTGACCAGTCGAAACTTGTGAGGTTATCTGAGTTTTATCCAGAAGATTTTTAG